A window of Psychromonas sp. CNPT3 contains these coding sequences:
- a CDS encoding NCS2 family permease — protein sequence MLEKIFKLNEHKTTIKTELIAGATTFLTMAYIIFVNPAMLSPTGMDPGAVFVATCLAAAIGCFIMGFYANYPVALAPGMGLSAFFTYVVVLDMGYSWQVSLGAVFLSGVCFTTLSLFKIREWIINSIPMPMRHGIAAGIGLFLALIALENSGIVISNSATLVTLGDMTALPAALASLSFFLIIALAHFRVKGGVMIAILVVTFIGFIIGDVEYAGIVSMPPSIMPTFMQMDIAGAFNVGMISIIFAFLFVDLFDTSGTLLAVASRANLLDENGNLPRLNRALLADSGASIAGAMLGTSTTTSYIESVAGVAEGGRTGLTAVVVGVLFLCSLFFAPLAGMIPSYATAGALLYVAVLMIGSLKDINWDDITEAAPVVVVTIMMPLTYSIANGIALGFISYAAIKIFSGRYKELSSSVWFLAILFLVKLIYFP from the coding sequence ATGCTCGAAAAAATATTTAAATTAAACGAACATAAAACCACTATTAAAACCGAATTGATTGCCGGCGCCACCACTTTTTTGACCATGGCTTATATTATATTCGTCAATCCCGCGATGTTATCACCGACCGGCATGGATCCTGGCGCCGTATTTGTAGCAACGTGTTTGGCAGCTGCCATTGGCTGTTTTATTATGGGATTTTATGCAAATTACCCCGTCGCACTCGCACCAGGAATGGGACTCAGTGCGTTTTTCACTTATGTTGTAGTTCTGGATATGGGTTACAGCTGGCAAGTGTCACTTGGCGCTGTTTTCCTATCGGGTGTGTGCTTTACAACCTTAAGTTTATTTAAAATTCGAGAATGGATAATCAACTCTATTCCTATGCCAATGCGCCACGGCATCGCTGCGGGTATCGGTTTATTCTTAGCCTTAATTGCCCTTGAAAACTCGGGTATTGTTATTAGTAATTCAGCGACATTAGTCACCCTCGGTGACATGACTGCATTACCAGCAGCCCTTGCTTCATTAAGCTTTTTCTTGATCATCGCATTGGCACATTTTAGAGTAAAAGGTGGCGTCATGATAGCTATCCTCGTGGTCACTTTTATTGGTTTTATTATCGGCGACGTAGAATATGCAGGTATCGTTTCGATGCCACCGAGTATTATGCCCACCTTTATGCAAATGGATATTGCAGGTGCATTTAATGTTGGCATGATCAGTATTATTTTTGCTTTCTTATTTGTGGATCTTTTTGATACATCAGGCACCCTACTTGCCGTCGCAAGCAGAGCCAATTTACTTGATGAAAATGGTAATCTACCGCGTTTAAACAGAGCATTATTAGCCGACAGTGGCGCCTCTATTGCAGGCGCGATGTTAGGCACATCTACAACGACAAGTTACATTGAAAGTGTGGCAGGTGTTGCGGAAGGTGGACGCACCGGATTAACCGCCGTCGTAGTTGGTGTGTTGTTTTTATGTTCGCTGTTCTTTGCACCCTTAGCAGGTATGATCCCAAGCTATGCAACGGCAGGCGCACTCTTATATGTTGCCGTATTGATGATAGGTAGCTTAAAAGATATCAACTGGGATGATATTACCGAAGCTGCACCCGTTGTCGTTGTGACCATTATGATGCCTCTGACTTATTCTATTGCCAATGGTATTGCGCTTGGCTTTATCTCTTACGCTGCGATTAAAATCTTTAGTGGCCGATACAAAGAGCTCAGTAGCAGTGTTTGGTTCCTTGCCATCTTATTTTTAGTTAAGCTTATTTACTTCCCATAA
- a CDS encoding NAD(P)/FAD-dependent oxidoreductase, with protein sequence MIRLNQVKLPLDHSEDALQNYVLDKLALKSAQIVDIHIFKRGYDARKRNLITLIYTLDITLKEVDEASILARFVKDPNVRESPDTNYQYVASAPDDLVERPIVIGMGPCGLFSALILAQMGFKPILLERGKSVHERAKDTFRFWRTGKLNTESNVQFGEGGAGTFSDGKLYSQVKDPGFLGLKVKQEFVAAGAPKEILYLSKPHIGTYKLVTMVEKMRRQIIELGGEIRFETRVEELKIESQQITGVILNGGEEIASKHVVLAIGHSARDTVQMLHDKGVHLEAQSFSIGFRIEHKQEMIDECRFGINAGHPTLGAADYKLVHHCKSGRSVYSFCMCPGGIVVAATSEEHAVVTNGMSQYSRSERNANSAIVVGIDPSDFNNDPLQGIALQRQLERNAYVMGGSNYDAPAQMVGDFLNAGKGLPFESIVPSYKPNVKMTDLSTALPDYAIDAIREALPAFAKKIRGFDNKDAMLTGVETRTSSPVQIKRGKDFQSINTKGLYPGGEGAGYAGGILSAGIDGIKIAQAVALDMLENK encoded by the coding sequence ATGATCCGTTTAAACCAAGTTAAATTACCGCTCGACCATAGCGAAGATGCGCTACAAAACTATGTGCTCGACAAACTTGCCCTCAAGAGTGCACAAATAGTAGATATTCATATTTTTAAACGCGGTTATGATGCGCGTAAACGTAACTTGATCACCTTGATATATACGCTTGATATTACTTTAAAAGAGGTTGATGAAGCGTCAATACTCGCGCGTTTTGTTAAAGATCCTAATGTACGAGAATCACCGGATACAAATTATCAGTATGTGGCCAGTGCACCAGATGATTTAGTTGAACGTCCTATTGTTATTGGTATGGGGCCTTGTGGGCTTTTCAGCGCTTTAATTTTAGCGCAAATGGGTTTTAAACCTATCTTGTTAGAGCGTGGGAAATCGGTGCACGAACGTGCGAAAGATACTTTTCGATTTTGGCGTACCGGTAAGCTTAATACTGAGTCTAATGTACAGTTTGGAGAAGGTGGGGCGGGAACGTTTTCAGATGGTAAGTTATATAGCCAAGTAAAAGATCCGGGTTTTTTAGGCTTGAAAGTAAAGCAAGAATTTGTGGCAGCTGGTGCCCCTAAAGAGATCCTTTATTTAAGTAAACCGCATATTGGTACTTATAAATTAGTGACCATGGTTGAAAAAATGCGCCGTCAGATCATTGAATTAGGTGGTGAGATCCGTTTTGAAACGCGTGTTGAAGAGCTTAAAATTGAGTCACAACAAATCACCGGTGTTATTTTAAATGGCGGTGAAGAAATAGCATCGAAGCATGTCGTGCTTGCCATTGGCCATAGCGCGCGTGATACCGTGCAGATGTTACATGATAAAGGCGTGCATCTAGAGGCGCAATCATTCTCCATTGGTTTCCGTATTGAGCATAAACAAGAGATGATTGATGAATGCCGATTTGGCATTAATGCTGGGCATCCGACGTTAGGTGCCGCCGACTACAAACTGGTACATCACTGTAAAAGTGGACGTTCAGTCTATAGTTTTTGTATGTGCCCTGGTGGTATTGTTGTGGCGGCAACATCAGAAGAGCATGCAGTGGTTACTAACGGTATGAGTCAGTATTCGCGCAGTGAGCGTAATGCGAATAGTGCGATAGTCGTGGGAATAGATCCGAGTGATTTTAATAACGACCCTTTGCAAGGTATTGCATTGCAACGCCAGTTAGAGCGCAATGCTTATGTCATGGGGGGCAGTAATTATGATGCGCCAGCACAAATGGTGGGTGATTTTTTAAATGCAGGCAAAGGCCTGCCTTTTGAAAGTATCGTTCCGTCTTATAAACCCAATGTAAAAATGACAGATTTAAGTACGGCATTACCTGATTATGCCATTGATGCTATTCGTGAAGCGCTACCTGCCTTTGCGAAAAAAATCCGTGGTTTTGATAACAAAGATGCCATGCTGACGGGTGTTGAAACACGCACTTCATCACCGGTGCAAATTAAGCGTGGCAAAGACTTCCAAAGTATAAATACCAAAGGTTTATACCCTGGTGGTGAAGGTGCGGGTTATGCGGGTGGGATATTGTCTGCGGGTATCGACGGCATAAAAATAGCGCAAGCTGTTGCACTTGATATGCTAGAAAATAAATAA
- a CDS encoding Na+/H+ antiporter NhaC family protein codes for MLIDFAASPLSILPALVALGLAIITRRVLISLGVGIVLGALLLADFSLLNAGTYVFNITKNVVIEDGGINTWNMSIVAFLVLLGMMTALLTLSGGTRAFANWALEHIKDKRGAALLAAFLGVFIFIDDYFNSLAVGSVARPVTDRFNVSRAKLAYILDSTAAPMCILMPLSSWGAYIMTIIAGILLNHGITEYSALGAYVLLIPMNFYAIFTLLMVFAVIYFKLDIGLMKKHEDMAEMQKDDCKDATATNLIDEYGIAESDHGKVSDLIYPIVTLIFATIFFMLYTGGQALTESQKPFSLLGAFENTDVGASLVYGSLVGLLLALTTVFKQKLPLKEIANALLIGAKSMFGAIIILFFAWAIGSVIGDMKTGAYLSSLIQGNISIHWLPVILFILSGLMAFSTGTSWGTFGIMLPIAGDMAGATDVAFMLPMLSAVLAGSVFGDHCSPISDTTILSSTGARCKHIDHVSTQLPYALSVAVIAAIGFITIGFSNSVLLALAVSSVAFVLVIGAMKAISTR; via the coding sequence ATGTTGATCGATTTTGCAGCGTCACCGCTGTCGATTTTGCCTGCCCTTGTAGCACTAGGCTTGGCAATTATTACGCGCCGAGTTTTAATTTCATTGGGTGTTGGTATTGTATTAGGCGCTTTACTCTTAGCTGATTTTTCACTGCTCAACGCAGGAACGTATGTTTTTAATATTACTAAAAATGTGGTCATTGAAGATGGTGGCATTAACACTTGGAATATGAGCATCGTTGCATTTCTAGTGCTCCTGGGGATGATGACGGCTTTATTGACGCTTTCGGGTGGAACCCGTGCCTTTGCAAATTGGGCCCTTGAACATATTAAAGATAAACGTGGCGCGGCTTTATTAGCCGCTTTTTTAGGCGTGTTTATTTTTATTGATGATTATTTTAATAGTCTTGCCGTTGGCTCTGTCGCACGTCCCGTGACAGATCGTTTCAATGTTTCACGCGCTAAACTGGCTTATATTTTAGATTCAACCGCAGCGCCTATGTGTATCTTGATGCCTTTATCGAGTTGGGGTGCGTACATTATGACGATCATTGCGGGTATCTTATTAAATCATGGTATTACTGAGTATTCTGCATTAGGCGCTTATGTTTTACTGATCCCAATGAATTTTTATGCCATCTTTACATTACTCATGGTTTTTGCGGTGATTTACTTCAAACTTGATATTGGTTTGATGAAAAAACACGAAGACATGGCGGAAATGCAAAAAGATGATTGTAAGGATGCAACAGCCACTAATCTTATCGATGAGTATGGCATTGCAGAAAGTGACCACGGAAAAGTATCCGATCTTATCTATCCTATTGTTACGCTTATTTTTGCCACTATTTTCTTTATGCTATATACCGGTGGGCAAGCGCTTACTGAAAGTCAAAAACCTTTTTCTTTATTAGGTGCTTTTGAAAACACCGATGTGGGTGCATCACTTGTTTACGGTAGTTTGGTCGGGTTATTACTTGCATTGACGACTGTTTTCAAACAAAAATTACCTCTTAAAGAAATTGCTAACGCACTTTTGATCGGCGCAAAATCAATGTTTGGCGCTATCATTATCCTTTTCTTCGCTTGGGCTATTGGCTCAGTTATTGGCGATATGAAAACAGGGGCTTACTTATCAAGTTTGATCCAAGGTAATATTTCTATTCATTGGTTACCTGTTATTCTTTTCATCTTATCGGGACTTATGGCCTTTTCTACGGGTACGTCATGGGGAACGTTCGGTATTATGTTACCGATTGCAGGTGATATGGCAGGGGCGACTGATGTTGCCTTTATGCTACCGATGTTAAGCGCCGTGCTTGCTGGCTCTGTTTTCGGTGATCATTGTTCACCGATATCGGATACGACTATCCTGTCATCTACCGGAGCGCGTTGTAAGCATATTGATCACGTATCAACGCAATTGCCTTATGCACTTTCGGTTGCTGTTATTGCGGCAATAGGGTTTATTACCATTGGCTTTAGTAATTCTGTATTGCTGGCATTAGCGGTATCTTCCGTTGCGTTTGTATTGGTTATTGGCGCGATGAAAGCAATTTCTACTCGCTAA
- a CDS encoding DUF3461 family protein, whose amino-acid sequence MFPHLATISITNTHEIKRYSLRHEGVYDILKIYFKKERGSHQIFSRSVKFKFPRQNKKINSDTQPNSFENISEINASLRNIIEELDTLTLQVKTKTDIKSELLEDIKHLETVFNAKINEIEEKIKNL is encoded by the coding sequence ATGTTCCCACATTTAGCCACTATCAGTATTACTAATACACATGAAATTAAACGCTATAGTCTACGCCATGAAGGTGTCTACGATATTTTAAAGATATACTTCAAAAAAGAGCGCGGATCTCATCAGATTTTTTCTCGAAGTGTAAAATTTAAGTTCCCTCGTCAAAATAAAAAAATTAACTCAGATACGCAGCCCAATTCATTTGAAAATATTTCAGAAATCAATGCGAGTTTGCGAAATATTATTGAAGAGCTAGATACATTAACGCTGCAGGTTAAAACTAAAACTGATATCAAATCTGAATTATTAGAAGATATTAAACATTTAGAAACGGTTTTTAATGCGAAGATTAACGAAATAGAAGAAAAAATAAAAAACTTATAA
- a CDS encoding multidrug effflux MFS transporter: MTRNILPILMVMVLLSPLAIDIFLPSLPVIANEFNVSASAVQSTLTLYLFAMGLGQILIGPLADKYGRRPIAIIGICLYFFSSLFAAIAPEFHYLQLARILQGVAACATSIVVFSAVRDTFNSQQCARYYSYLNGVICVVPALAPTLGGVLALQYGWRSTFLFMALFSIIVLIYVCYKLPETRPKNTKNIGSLYHWERFTPILKNKHFMFYALTCMVGMMSILTYVSYAPSWLISHLGLSELTFSALFGLNAFVNIVAAFFAPLVIKRFLNRPTVIIALCFFLSSALLQILLQQYWPSTGLVAAFIFMLPMMLLCIGFALLLGPATTMALSEFGERAGTATAMLGCIQMSGAALFSALIQQTNLTAPYAVAFLMGGLTLILLVILLSPRWAHIHQPQCN, translated from the coding sequence ATGACCCGTAATATTCTTCCCATTTTAATGGTGATGGTGCTATTAAGCCCGTTAGCTATTGATATTTTTCTTCCCTCATTACCTGTTATTGCAAACGAATTTAATGTGTCAGCGAGCGCGGTGCAATCGACATTGACGTTATATCTTTTTGCTATGGGACTCGGTCAAATCTTAATAGGGCCTTTAGCGGATAAATATGGGCGTCGTCCGATAGCGATTATTGGTATTTGTCTTTATTTCTTTAGTAGTTTATTTGCAGCCATTGCGCCTGAATTTCATTATTTACAGCTTGCTCGAATATTACAAGGGGTGGCTGCTTGTGCGACGTCTATTGTGGTGTTTAGTGCGGTGAGAGATACTTTTAATAGCCAACAATGTGCGCGTTATTATAGTTACTTAAATGGCGTCATTTGTGTTGTCCCTGCACTCGCTCCTACCTTAGGTGGCGTGTTAGCGTTACAGTATGGTTGGCGTTCAACCTTTTTGTTTATGGCGTTGTTTTCTATTATTGTTCTTATTTATGTGTGTTATAAATTACCGGAAACAAGACCTAAAAACACAAAAAACATCGGATCTTTATACCACTGGGAGCGTTTTACACCAATTTTAAAAAATAAGCATTTTATGTTTTATGCCCTGACTTGTATGGTCGGCATGATGTCCATCCTCACCTATGTTTCTTATGCACCGAGTTGGCTGATTTCACATTTAGGTTTATCTGAATTAACCTTTAGTGCTCTGTTTGGCTTAAATGCCTTTGTTAATATCGTGGCTGCTTTTTTTGCACCTCTTGTTATTAAACGATTTTTAAATCGGCCAACGGTTATTATCGCGTTATGTTTCTTTTTAAGCTCCGCCTTATTACAAATACTGTTACAACAATATTGGCCGAGTACAGGATTAGTGGCCGCGTTTATCTTTATGTTGCCTATGATGCTTTTGTGTATTGGTTTCGCATTGCTGCTTGGGCCTGCAACAACGATGGCACTCAGTGAATTTGGCGAACGAGCGGGCACGGCAACGGCTATGCTTGGCTGTATACAAATGAGTGGGGCTGCTTTATTTTCAGCGTTAATACAACAGACCAATTTAACGGCGCCTTATGCGGTTGCTTTTTTGATGGGCGGTTTAACTTTGATTTTATTAGTTATTCTACTGTCACCTCGGTGGGCACATATTCATCAACCACAATGTAATTAA